From the genome of Pelobates fuscus isolate aPelFus1 chromosome 11, aPelFus1.pri, whole genome shotgun sequence:
gcttttttggagcctttcttGGGGGCTGGTGCGGACTTTGCTGGATCAGGCATGATTAACGCTGTTAGCTCGCGAGCGAATAGCAAGCTGCTTGCTCCGGCGGTTCTATTTATAGGCGGACCATGTAAATGAGGCCCTTCCGCTTCCCTTCCTGCGATTGGTTGCTAAAGTCAGATGACGTAAGGAAGCGGCTGTTTAACACTAGCTCCAGCAATAGATTGGTTCCCTGTATAACGTGTCTCTAATTGGCTGCTTgtaaagtcatccaatcacagagcacagtgtgtttataaatagcctgtggtaggggaggagttttcatcttcttgcattcaaTCAAGAACAAACATGTCTGGCCGCGGAAAGCAAGGTGGAAAGACCCGTGCAAAGGCGAAGACTCGCTCATCCCGAGCGGGACTTCAGTTCCCAGTCGGCAGAGTCCACCGTTTGCTGAGGAAGGGCAATTATGCAGAGCGTGTGGGAGCCGGTGCCCCCGtctatctggctgcagtgctggagtacctgaccgctgagattctggagctggcagggaatgccgctagagacaacaaaaagacccgcatcattccccgccatctccagctcgctgtccgtaacgatgaagagctcaacaaactgctgggaggagtgactatcgcccagggaggtgtcctgcctaacatccaggctgtgctgctgcccaagaagaCCGAGAGCCACAAGCCCAAGAGCAAGTAAAGCGGACAGCTGCTGCACCTGCCTCCCTCACCtaccaaacacaaaggctcttttaagagccacccacgtTCTCCACAAAGAGCCGATTAATTGTTCTGCTGCGCGCAAACCGTTCCctgtatctacacacacacacacaccacgctgGCAGCTCATAAGCAAGCTAAAATATTAGGGCGCTTCTGTCACAGCACTGACTGAGTCCCATTTGCAGTCCATATCCTGTCCAACATTCCAGCTATAGAACTAGTTAAAATCAATGGCTGCCATGCATGTCTATGATAAACGCAGCAGCAAATTAATACCAATTGGggcaagtgtatatagtgtacagGTCCTCTTTTGTTAAGCGGGGCATCTCTACATGTCGCTCACTCTcaggattcccccctctcccGCTGTCTGGAGGACATGCCGGGTGAAACCTACTATGAGCGTTCAAATCCTAGCGGCGCTACAGCTCTGTTGTCTGTGCTGCTGGATGAGTTAACGCAGCCTTAATAGCCTGGCCTCTCGGctgaaaacattgtttcaataagtggatgctttgtaacatttcctgctgctctgtctccTGGAGCTCATTTGTATGGCTACTGAGCGTCCTGTGAGTGAAAGTCCTTTATCAGACGTGGCTTCTATCCCATCGAAAGAAGCGGCCTTTCTGCATGTGTAAGAGGTCAATGTCCCATGCACCCCTCCCCCTCGATAAAGCCTATACAGCTATTAATAAGTATGTTGGGAGGAATACGTCCATTACTGCCCACTGCCATTCCTTTCAACTAGTAGcgtctataataaatgctgtcaggACAGGAAGGGTCACTAAAGGCTTAGATCCCTTCTTTGGGCGCGTGTGCTCAatagatggaggaggggggaggggatgaagcagttgatttgagcgggcattttgaatgtgggggaggggatgagaagcagttgatttgagcgggtattttgaaatggtttactatttgttttcagccaatcagaacataCCACCCACTTGATGAACCAATGAAAACGCCGTATCGGCTATAAAGCCCAGGCTACAGCGAGCAGCGTTCATTCCCTTTCGTTTTGCTACAATGGCCAGAACTAAGCAGACAGCCCGTAAGTCGACCGGAGGCAAGGCTCCCCGCAAGCAGCTAGCCACCAAAGCTGCTAGAAAGAGCGCCCCAGCTACCGGGGGAGTGAAAAAGCCTCACCGTTACCGTCCAGGAACTGTGGCTCTCAGGGAGATCCGCCGTTATCAGAAGTCCACCGAGCTGCTCATCCGCAAGCTGCCCTTCCAGCGCCTTGTCCGTGAGATCGCTCAGGATTTCAAGACTGATCTGCGCTTCCAGAGCTCTGCTGTCATGGCTCTGCAAGAggctagcgaggcttacctg
Proteins encoded in this window:
- the LOC134576814 gene encoding histone H3, with amino-acid sequence MARTKQTARKSTGGKAPRKQLATKAARKSAPATGGVKKPHRYRPGTVALREIRRYQKSTELLIRKLPFQRLVREIAQDFKTDLRFQSSAVMALQEASEAYLVGLFEDTNLCAIHAKRVTIMPKDIQLARRIRGERA